GGAAGATATACTTCTCAAAAGCATTAGGATTCATTCTTATATATTCAATTTGCGATGCGAGATCTTTCGAAGAGATTAAACGTATTTGGGAGCAGATAAAGTCTATTAGAGAGAATGTTTTGAGTATACCTTGTGTAGTCGTTGGGAACAAACTAGATTCAGAGAACAACAGAGAGGTGGAAACATTTGAAGCATTAGGGTGGGCTTGCAGTGAGAACCTTGGTGGATGTTTTCTAGAGGTGTCAGCTAAAGACAACAATGcaattaaagaaatatttgacaTTCTGTTAGAGCAATTGGGAAACACGAGAGCCAAACAAGCCACAACATTTCGAATTCGGTCAACAAGCTTAACACGGAAAGAAGATAAGAAACAAAAGAgcaaacacataaaaaacaagGGGGTgaagacttttgaaaaagtgGAGGCTTCCAGTAAAAGTTTCCAAAACACGATGTTTGAAGACTACAAAGAGACTTATGTCTATAAAGTTCAACAGAAgcaaaataaaattcagaaatcCTATAGCTATAAAGGTGCACAGTATATTAAATCGAAAGAGACAGTTTGTTGCAGAGAATTAGAACATACCTCGAGCCTAAAAACTGGTGCAGATATAGGGAAAAAATATCAAGGACTGAAGAAACTAAATAAACTTTTAAGCAATATTTTTCGACGCAAAGATTCATCACCAAATAAAGAATTAGAAaagaacaaatgtaaaaatattttatattaagatATATGTTTCTTTAACAGTAAGTAGTACCAAAAAtctatattaataaataaaacaccAACATGTTATGATTGTAGTTATAATTGAACAGTCATCGAAAGAAGATTGACAAGGcctttacataaaaataaataaataaaaattactcttaTATAATCCAATAAATAATGTAAACTAGTTCAGAGAACCGAATGGAATCAATTAACATAATCTTCGAACCAAAGCCAGAGCTCATGATCTTTAAAGTGgatctaaataaaggcaaaagttgtataccgctgttcgaaattcataaatcgaatgaGAAAAAAACCgagatccgggttacaaactaaaactgaggaaaatgcatcaaatataagagaactacgacacaactgaaacacaacgttaaaatgtaacacacacataaacgaactattatataacaatggccattttcctgacttggtacaggacattttgagaAAGAAATGGaaggttgaaccttgttttgttgCATGACAAACCAcccgcttttatgacaatgttaaatataacattaaaatgacaacattacatgacaggactacaatacaaataaatgggagaacatataggacagaaaaacacacgaataatagctaacaaaaggtgccAGGTTTAAAATTAATACGCcaaacgtgcgtttcgtccacacaagactaactagtgacgctcagatgaaaaaaagttcgaaagccaaaacaagtacaaagttgaagagcactgaggaccaaatgttacaaaaagttgtgaccaatacggctagggttttctgcctgggataagaacaacgttattattaaataaaaaatcatacttttgcaaacagttaattttataaaatgactatctaatagatatacatgatgaaccgaagtggtgactaaatACAGAttaaaaacggatacattacgtaaaacaacctaaaccagcacataaaaatacacagccgagttagccaaagttaataacgcacaaagtgacgttacatttgaatttctaaaaagatttctccaaaataagatagaattaggatagaattcaagattagatttgtaagGCTGATATATCAttaattaataacaatgaaaatatcaATACTGATTCATATCAAATGGAGGTAGTAATAagataattaattgttttatctaGCTAAACGTAAATACTTGATTTTTGTGGTGCATTATGAGTAGCTTAGCATAAAGACTGAATCATGTCATCATCTGTTGAAAAATTTGTCAATTaaactaaaagaaaataaaaaatcaacagcATTAGCATAAAACATGAACAATGTATATTCAAGCCGTTGGCTTTTGGTAATTGATTAAGATATTTTAAGAGATGTTTTGCTTTTCCAATATTGTACTAGTTATGGTCATTATATGTCGAACGTTGACTTGTAGTTTTCCCCCACATACCCGTaaactattttttgtttcataAGCAGTTGTGTCACAAAAAATCACCAGACTATATGtctatttatgaaataaaaccatgaattaatagttatcaaactttaaaaaagaaaaataagtaaaatagaaaactaaagtggGTGTAAGACAGAGACAAGAATTTACACATATAAATATAGAGTATTAATGATATACTTATTCTCGTATGCATGTGTAAATTAGAAAATGGCAAATGTAAATGTAAGTAAACATTGATATGAAACACACACTgatgaaaaattgaattaaaagttCATCAGGAACCTTCAtacaaaaaaacatgaacaaCATAATAATAAAGTCCCAAAAGAATAATCAAGACAAACGAAATTCCACTCCACCTGAAAAGTTAGAACCTTagtcttttaaacaaaaaataatgttacAATTTCTCAATGGAGGGTTCATATGCTTGAGTACGTTATAGAAAACCAAGTTAGTAAAGATACACAAACTACTGAGCTGATTTACCATCTGGGGACAAGCAGTTTACCAGCAAGAGTAATATACCACTGttcaatattcaaaaataaatcgATCCattttttctggatttacattcATAATGAACGACATGCGAAATACACAAAAGGGACATATACACTCATGAGTTGAAAATAAGCTGACAATGGCATGGCTTATAAAGAAAAGACAATCAGAAAAGCAACTGTAcacataacacaaaaaaaaaataattaaagaatcaGAAACGCAAAACCTCTCTAACTGTGCTTTGCCATGTTTTCTTGTTAACTCTCTGACTAATTGGTAAATTGAACACACATTTAGATTATAATTAACTCTTAGGTTCATGTCTAGCAGCTCCAAGCTCTTGAATA
This sequence is a window from Mytilus edulis chromosome 1, xbMytEdul2.2, whole genome shotgun sequence. Protein-coding genes within it:
- the LOC139484627 gene encoding GTP-binding protein Di-Ras2-like is translated as MSELDSNCQIPVLGSGYVGKSSILMRYLHGTFSNRYSETVEEMHVQQYSINGKRRYMNFLDTAGNIYFPAMRKIYFSKALGFILIYSICDARSFEEIKRIWEQIKSIRENVLSIPCVVVGNKLDSENNREVETFEALGWACSENLGGCFLEVSAKDNNAIKEIFDILLEQLGNTRAKQATTFRIRSTSLTRKEDKKQKSKHIKNKGVKTFEKVEASSKSFQNTMFEDYKETYVYKVQQKQNKIQKSYSYKGAQYIKSKETVCCRELEHTSSLKTGADIGKKYQGLKKLNKLLSNIFRRKDSSPNKELEKNKCKNILY